The Stomatobaculum sp. F0698 genomic sequence AAGACCATCTTAAACCGCGCGAAGGAAAAGAACTGTACGGTGCTCATGAGCCCCTACGACACCTATGCGGCGGCACGCCTCATCAGCACGGCCATTCCGGTGCGCCACATCATGCAGAGCGAGAAGCTGCTGCAGTTCGGCCTCAACACCTATGTCGAGGACGCGAAGAAAATCATGGCATCGGTGCGTCACCGCTATTTCCCGATACTCGATTCCGACGGAAAGTATGTCGGTGTCGTGAGCCGCAGAAACCTCTTGAATTTGCACCCGAAGCGGGTCATTTTGGTGGACCACAACGAGTTTACCCAGACTGTGGACGGCATGGAGCAGGCGGAGATTCTGGAGATCATTGATCACCACCGAATCGGCAATCTGGAGACCGGCGGACCGGCCTACTTTCGGAACGAGCCGGTCGGCTGCACCAACACCATTGTCTATTCCATCATGCAGGAGAAGAACCTCACCCCGCCGAAGGAAATCGCGGGGCTCATGCTCTCCGCAATCCTCTCGGATACGCTGATGTTCCGCTCGCCGACCTGTACGGCGAGAGACCGCGCCGCGGCAGAGGCGCTTGCGGCCATTGCGGAGGTCGATATCGAGAGCTATGCGAATCAGATGTTTGAGGCCGGCGAGGATCTGAGCGGACGGAGCGCCGAGGATATTTTCTTCGCGGACTTTAAGGTCTTTACCTTCGGCGATATCCGCTTCGGCGTGAGCCAGAGCACCTTTATGACCGAGAAAAACCGGAAGGCGGCCGAGGAATTGGTGAAGCCCTTCCTCGAAGCAGCCGCAAACCGCACCGGTGTGGATACCGTTTACTACATGGCGACCGACACGCCCTCCGAGAGCACGGAGCTCTTCTGGTACGGCAACATGGCCGAGGAGTACGCGCGGCGCGCCTTCGGACGCGCGCCGGAGGCGGAAGGTTATTTCTACCTGCCGGGCGTTGTGAGCCGGAAAAAGCAGATGATACCGCCGCTTCGCATGGCGATGCAGGCGGAGCCCTGAGAGGAGAGAGTATGAAACGAGTCAGCGCCCTGCTCGCACAGGGCTTGGAAGAAGTGGAATGCCTGATGGTTGTTGACCTCTTGCGGCGCGCCGAGGTACAGGTGACCTTGGTCTCCGTGAGCGGAGAGCGCGTCGTGACCGGTGCGCACGGCATTGCGATTGTGACGGATCGCCTGATCGAGGAGATGGATTTCTCGGCGGAGGATATGATCTTCCTGCCGGGCGGCATGCCGGGCGTCAGCAATCTGGTGCGCCATGCGCTGGTGGCGCAGACCCTGAGAGCGCAGGCCGAACAGGGCAAGGAGCTCGCCGCCATCTGTGCGGCGCCGAGCATACTCGGTAAGATGGGACTCTTTGCGAACAAGCGCTTTACCTGCTATCCGGGTTGGGAGCGCGGCATTGACGGCATCAACGGCGCCGAGTGGAGCGGGGCCGCGGTGGAGCGGAGCGAGGGACTCACGACCGGGCGCGGCCTCGGCACGGCGATGGACTTCGGCTTAAAGCTGATCGGCGTGCTCTGCGGCGGCGAGACGGCAGAGAAAATCAAGCAGGCGGTCCAGCATCCGGACACGCTCTACTGAGCGCGTCCCCGTGAATGCGTTTTGGGAGCGCCACGCTGCGCTGCGGGAGTTTTTGCTTTTTAATCTGCTTTCGAACTGTGCGACCCTGGTGAACCTCCTTGCGACTTTTGTCGGCACGCATGTCTTGTTCCGTGCGTTTCGGGACAGACCTTTTTCCTTCCTGGTTTTTCAGTACAGAAATATACGGGAGGATTTGGGGCTCGCAGGTTTTTTGAGCTTTTTGTTTGCGACCGCGCTCGCACAGACGGTTAATTTCTCGGTGCAGCGAAAGCTGGTATTTCGCGCTTCCGGAGATGCGGGAAAGGCGGCGCTCCGCTTTGCGGGGCTTGCCCTTTTTCTGACCCTAATCTCTGCGGCGCTGCCGGCCTATACCTTGCCGCGCTTCGGTATTTTGGGTTCCGCAGTCTTAAACATAGTGCTGCAGGTGGCAATCAGTTTTCCCGCGATGAAATTTTGGATTATGCCTGAGGGAACTCGGGAGAAGAAGGCAGTATGAGTCAGATACAAAACAAGCGGAAAGCAGGGTCGGACGTCCTTCGGCGTCTGACCCTCTTTGAAAAGGCGGCCCTGTTATCCGGGG encodes the following:
- a CDS encoding putative manganese-dependent inorganic diphosphatase, translating into MPTHNRRKKINIVGHKNPDTDSICAALSYCWLKKQIDPQGEYEARRAGSVNRESQFVLNYWKMKAPRLITSVSPQMKDIDFRIQPGIDGEMSLREVWKLMREEDIETLCITTEEQELLGLVSVTDITNINMNLLDNGILATAKTPYKNLISTLDAEMISGDPESSIEKGHIYIGTSPEVIEEFVNENDIVLVSNRYEAQICAIECGASCIVICCGALAGKTILNRAKEKNCTVLMSPYDTYAAARLISTAIPVRHIMQSEKLLQFGLNTYVEDAKKIMASVRHRYFPILDSDGKYVGVVSRRNLLNLHPKRVILVDHNEFTQTVDGMEQAEILEIIDHHRIGNLETGGPAYFRNEPVGCTNTIVYSIMQEKNLTPPKEIAGLMLSAILSDTLMFRSPTCTARDRAAAEALAAIAEVDIESYANQMFEAGEDLSGRSAEDIFFADFKVFTFGDIRFGVSQSTFMTEKNRKAAEELVKPFLEAAANRTGVDTVYYMATDTPSESTELFWYGNMAEEYARRAFGRAPEAEGYFYLPGVVSRKKQMIPPLRMAMQAEP
- a CDS encoding GtrA family protein; translation: MNAFWERHAALREFLLFNLLSNCATLVNLLATFVGTHVLFRAFRDRPFSFLVFQYRNIREDLGLAGFLSFLFATALAQTVNFSVQRKLVFRASGDAGKAALRFAGLALFLTLISAALPAYTLPRFGILGSAVLNIVLQVAISFPAMKFWIMPEGTREKKAV
- a CDS encoding DJ-1 family glyoxalase III, which codes for MKRVSALLAQGLEEVECLMVVDLLRRAEVQVTLVSVSGERVVTGAHGIAIVTDRLIEEMDFSAEDMIFLPGGMPGVSNLVRHALVAQTLRAQAEQGKELAAICAAPSILGKMGLFANKRFTCYPGWERGIDGINGAEWSGAAVERSEGLTTGRGLGTAMDFGLKLIGVLCGGETAEKIKQAVQHPDTLY